In the genome of Apodemus sylvaticus chromosome 2, mApoSyl1.1, whole genome shotgun sequence, one region contains:
- the LOC127678867 gene encoding probable N-acetyltransferase CML5: MAPYQIRQYKERDHKAVVDMFSSGMMEHAPATFRYMLLLPKTLLLLSAVPLTTVLTSGSWLLAVVSVFFLLLLLRLLARQPFKEYVALCLQTDMADITKSYVNRHGACFWVAESGGQVVGTVGGLPVDDPPLGRKQLQLFHLSVSSQHRGQGIAKALVRTVLQFARDQGYTDVVLETSIIQQSAITLYEAMGFQRTGKYSEVSIIKWLITFSVIHFTYPFPCAQKHEP; encoded by the coding sequence ATGGCTCCTTATCAGATCCGGCAGTACAAGGAGAGGGACCACAAAGCGGTTGTGGACATGTTCTCCAGTGGCATGATGGAGCATGCGCCTGCCACCTTCCGCTACATGCTGCTGCTGCCCAAGACCCTCCTGCTTTTATCTGCAGTGCCTCTGACTACAGTCCTGACGTCTGGCTCCTGGCTGCTGGCTGTTGTGTCCGTCTTCTTTCTGCTCCTACTCCTGCGGCTCCTTGCCAGACAGCCCTTCAAGGAGTATGTGGCCCTGTGTTTGCAGACAGACATGGCTGACATCACCAAGTCTTACGTGAATAGACATGGCGCCTGCTTCTGGGTGGCTGAGTCTGGGGGGCAGGTGGTGGGCACAGTGGGTGGTCTTCCAGTCGatgatcctccattggggaggaAGCAGCTGCAGCTCTTTCACCTGTCTGTGTCATCACAGCACCGAGGACAGGGGATAGCGAAGGCACTGGTCAGAACTGTCCTCCAGTTTGCTCGGGACCAGGGCTACACTGATGTTGTCCTTGAGACCAGTATCATACAGCAAAGTGCTATAACCCTCTACGAGGCTATGGGATTTCAAAGGACAGGAAAATACTCAGAGGTCAGCATTATCAAATGGTTAATTACGTTTTCTGTAATTCATTTCACGTatcctttcccctgtgcccagaaACATGAACCATGA